A single genomic interval of Juglans regia cultivar Chandler chromosome 1, Walnut 2.0, whole genome shotgun sequence harbors:
- the LOC108999747 gene encoding 50S ribosomal protein L12, chloroplastic-like, with amino-acid sequence MASTLSTFTLRCPSYSTTSPSPYPTHNPKPNLLHFPSTSTSSLTHRCTHVRPVSAVSAPEKIEKLGADISSLTLEEARTLVDYLQDKLGVSAASFAPVAGVAAAPGVAAGDAPAAVEEKTEFDVVIEEVPSNARIAVIKAVRALTSLALKEAKELIEGLPKKFKEGVSKDEADEAKKQLEEAGAKIAIV; translated from the coding sequence ATGGCGAGTACTCTCTCCACATTCACGCTCCGGTGCCCCTCTTATTCTACCACCTCGCCATCTCCTTATCCTACACACAACCCCAAGCCCAACCTCCTCCACTTCCCCTCTACCTCTACTTCTAGCCTCACCCACCGTTGCACCCATGTTCGTCCTGTCTCCGCCGTGTCCGCCCCCGAGAAGATTGAGAAGCTCGGCGCCGACATTTCCAGCCTCACCCTTGAAGAGGCCAGAACCCTAGTCGACTACCTCCAGGACAAGCTCGGCGTCTCCGCCGCTTCCTTCGCCCCAGTCGCCGGCGTCGCAGCCGCACCAGGAGTTGCTGCCGGAGATGCCCCAGCGGCCGTAGAGGAGAAGACCGAGTTCGACGTGGTGATCGAGGAAGTACCCAGCAACGCCAGGATTGCGGTGATCAAGGCTGTGAGGGCACTGACTAGCCTGGCGTTGAAAGAGGCTAAGGAGCTCATCGAGGGTTTGCCCAAGAAGTTCAAGGAGGGAGTGTCCAAGGACGAGGCAGATGAGGCCAAGAAGCAGCTTGAGGAGGCTGGGGCTAAGATAGCCATTGTTTaa
- the LOC108992868 gene encoding monodehydroascorbate reductase 4, peroxisomal: protein MGRAFVYVILGGGVAAGYAALEFTRRGVSHGELCIISEESVAPYERPALSKGFLLPEDRASLPSFHTCVGANEERLTPKWYKEHGIELVLGTRVKSADVRRKTLLTAAGETISYKILIVATGARALKLEEFGVSGSDAENVCYLRDLADANRLVDVMQSCPGGDAVVIGGGYIGMECAASLVINKINVTMVFPEEHCMARLFTPKIASYYEDYYQSKGVKFIKGTVLSSFNIDSSGKVTAVNLRDGSELPADMVVVGIGIRPNTSLFEGQLTLEKGGIKVNGKLQSSNSYVYAVGDVAAFPVKLFGETRRLEHVDSARKSARHAVDAIMEPEKTGEFDYLPFFYSRVFTMSWQFYGDAAGEVVHYGDFSGGRFGAYWVSKGHLIGSFLEGGTKEEYEAIAKATRLKPAIEDVGELERQGLSFALTVSQKPPPSSPVIVSGSSLIVEKPLYAFHAIAGVLVASSIAAFAYWYGRRRRRW from the exons ATGGGAAGGGCGTTTGTCTATGTGATTCTTGGAGGAGGGGTGGCAGCTGGGTATGCAGCTCTTGAATTCACAAGGAGGGGGGTCTCTCATGGTGAACTCTGCATAATCTCCGAAGAATCA GTTGCACCTTATGAGAGACCTGCATTAAGCAAAGGTTTTTTACTTCCTGAAG ATCGTGCAAGCCTTCCATCATTTCATACATGTGTTGGTGCTAATGAGGAAAGGCTAACCCCAAAGTGGTATAAGGAACATG GGATTGAATTGGTTCTTGGAACTCGAGTCAAGTCAGCTGATGTAAGGCGGAAGACATTATTGACAGCAGCTGGGGAGACTATTAGTTACAAGATTCTCATTGTTGCTACAGGTGCTCGG GCTTTGAAGCTTGAAGAATTTGGAGTGAGTGGATCAGATGCTGAAAATGTGTGCTATTTGCGAGATTTGGCCGATGCAAATAGGCTTGTTGATGTCATGCAATCCTGTCCTGGTGGTGATGCGGTTGTCATTGGTGGTGGCTACATTGGAATGGAGTGTGCCGCATCTTTGgtgatcaataaaataaatgtgaccATGGTTTTTCCGGAAGAACATTGCA TGGCTCGTTTATTTACTCCCAAGATTGCAAGTTATTATGAAGATTATTATCAGTCCAAAGGAGTAAAGTTCATTAAAGGGACTGTTTTGTCATCATTCAATATTGACTCCAGTGGGAAG GTAACTGCTGTTAATCTTAGAGATGGAAGTGAGCTGCCTGCTGACATGGTGGTTGTGGGAATAGGTATCCGTCCAAACACGAGCTTGTTTGAAGGCCAACTAACTTTGGAGAAGGGTGGGATCAAAGTGAATGGAAAGTTACAGTCAAGCAACAGCTATGTCTATGCAGTTGGTGATGTTGCAGCATTTCCAGTTAAACTATTTGGTGAAACTCGCAGGCTTGAGCACGTGGACTCAGCTCGAAAATCTGCAAGACATGCTGTTGATGCTATAATGGAACCAGAAAAAACTGGCGAATTTGACTACTTACCTTTCTTTTACTCCAGAGTCTTCACAATGTCTTGGCAGTTTTATGGGGATGCTGCGGGGGAAGTAGTCCACTATGGGGATTTCTCAGGAGGTAGGTTTGGGGCTTACTGGGTAAGCAAGGGTCACCTAATCGGATCATTCCTTGAAGGTGGAACCAAAGAAGAGTACGAAGCTATAGCCAAGGCTACTAGACTCAAGCCAGCAATTGAAGACGTGGGTGAGTTGGAAAGACAGGGTTTGAGCTTTGCATTGACAGTTAGTCAGAAACCGCCACCATCATCGCCTGTCATTGTTAGTGGTTCTAGTCTTATTGTGGAAAAACCACTTTATGCTTTTCATGCAATTGCTGGTGTTCTTGTGGCTTCTTCAATAGCTGCATTTGCATACTGGTATGGGAGGAGGCGCAGAAGGTGGTAA
- the LOC108992780 gene encoding myb-related protein 305-like isoform X1, translated as MDKKPCNSSQDAEVRKGPWTMEEDMILVNYIANHGEGVWNTLAKSAGLKRTGKSCRLRWLNYLRPDVRRGNITPEEELLIVELHAKWGNSRWSKIAKHLPGRTDNEIKNYWRTRIQKHIKQAENLYGQSSSSVVMNDQTGSSISQVSAIGRMDVDPLETYSAPSFQTNMDQAIPAPHLPAPESINDNYYWSMEDIWSMQLFGGD; from the exons ATGGATAAGAAACCATGCAACTCATCCCAAGATGCTGAAGTGAGAAAAGGGCCATGGACCATGGAAGAAGACATGATTCTGGTCAATTATATTGCAAATCACGGTGAAGGAGTATGGAACACCCTAGCCAAATCTGCCG GTCTCAAACGTACCGGAAAGAGTTGCCGGCTCCGTTGGCTAAACTATCTTCGACCTGACGTTCGAAGAGGTAATATTACACCCGAAGAAGAGCTCTTGATTGTGGAGCTGCACGCTAAGTGGGGAAACAG CAGGTGGTCAAAAATTGCAAAGCATCTTCCTGGAAGAACTGACAATGAAATAAAGAATTACTGGAGGACCAGAATCCAAAAGCATATCAAGCAAGCGGAGAATTTATATGGGCAGAGTAGTTCTTCTGTAGTCATGAATGACCAAACTGGAAGCTCAATTAGCCAAGTGTCTGCAATAGGCCGCATGGACGTTGACCCGCTGGAAACCTACTCTGCGCCATCATTCCAAACAAATATGGATCAGGCTATTCCAGCACCTCATTTACCCGCTCCTGAATCCATTAATGACAACTACTATTGGAGCATGGAGGACATCTGGTCCATGCAACTATTTGGTGGGGATTAA
- the LOC108992780 gene encoding myb-related protein 305-like isoform X2 yields MDKKPCNSSQDAEVRKGPWTMEEDMILVNYIANHGEGVWNTLAKSAGLKRTGKSCRLRWLNYLRPDVRRGNITPEEELLIVELHAKWGNRWSKIAKHLPGRTDNEIKNYWRTRIQKHIKQAENLYGQSSSSVVMNDQTGSSISQVSAIGRMDVDPLETYSAPSFQTNMDQAIPAPHLPAPESINDNYYWSMEDIWSMQLFGGD; encoded by the exons ATGGATAAGAAACCATGCAACTCATCCCAAGATGCTGAAGTGAGAAAAGGGCCATGGACCATGGAAGAAGACATGATTCTGGTCAATTATATTGCAAATCACGGTGAAGGAGTATGGAACACCCTAGCCAAATCTGCCG GTCTCAAACGTACCGGAAAGAGTTGCCGGCTCCGTTGGCTAAACTATCTTCGACCTGACGTTCGAAGAGGTAATATTACACCCGAAGAAGAGCTCTTGATTGTGGAGCTGCACGCTAAGTGGGGAAACAG GTGGTCAAAAATTGCAAAGCATCTTCCTGGAAGAACTGACAATGAAATAAAGAATTACTGGAGGACCAGAATCCAAAAGCATATCAAGCAAGCGGAGAATTTATATGGGCAGAGTAGTTCTTCTGTAGTCATGAATGACCAAACTGGAAGCTCAATTAGCCAAGTGTCTGCAATAGGCCGCATGGACGTTGACCCGCTGGAAACCTACTCTGCGCCATCATTCCAAACAAATATGGATCAGGCTATTCCAGCACCTCATTTACCCGCTCCTGAATCCATTAATGACAACTACTATTGGAGCATGGAGGACATCTGGTCCATGCAACTATTTGGTGGGGATTAA
- the LOC108992839 gene encoding ADP-ribosylation factor 1-like isoform X2, with protein MGLTFAKLFSKLFAKREMRILMVGLDAAGKTTILYKLKLGEIVTTIPTIGFNVETVEYKNISFTVWDVGGQDKIRPLWRHYFQNTQGLIFVVDSNDRDRVVEARDELHRMLNEDELREAVLLVFANKQDLPNAMNAAEITDKLGLHSLRQRHWYIQSTCATSGEGLYEGLDWLSNNIASKA; from the exons ATGGGGCTTACATTCGCGAAGTTGTTCAGCAAGCTTTTTGCCAAGAGAGAAATGCGTATTTTGATGGTAGGTCTTGATGCGGCCGGTAAGACCACTATCTTGTACAAGCTCAAGCTCGGTGAAATTGTCACCACGATCCCTACTATCG GGTTTAATGTGGAGACGGTGGAGTATAAAAACATCAGCTTCACTGTTTGGGATGTTGGTGGTCAGGACAAG ATCCGTCCACTGTGGAGGCACTACTTCCAAAACACTCAGGGTCTAATTTTTGTGGTTGATAGTAATGACAGGGATCGAGTTGTTGAGGCTAGGGATGAGTTGCACAGGATGTTAAACGAG GATGAACTGAGGGAGGCTGTTCTTCTTGTATTTGCCAACAAACAAGATCTTCCAAATGCGATGAATGCTGCGGAGATAACTGACAAGCTTGGTCTCCATTCTCTACGCCAACGCCACTG GTACATCCAGAGCACGTGTGCCACTTCTGGTGAGGGCCTGTACGAGGGGTTGGATTGGCTTTCCAACAACATTGCTAGCAAG GCATGA
- the LOC108992839 gene encoding ADP-ribosylation factor 1-like isoform X1 — protein sequence MGLTFAKLFSKLFAKREMRILMVGLDAAGKTTILYKLKLGEIVTTIPTIGFNVETVEYKNISFTVWDVGGQDKIRPLWRHYFQNTQGLIFVVDSNDRDRVVEARDELHRMLNEDELREAVLLVFANKQDLPNAMNAAEITDKLGLHSLRQRHWYIQSTCATSGEGLYEGLDWLSNNIASKAST from the exons ATGGGGCTTACATTCGCGAAGTTGTTCAGCAAGCTTTTTGCCAAGAGAGAAATGCGTATTTTGATGGTAGGTCTTGATGCGGCCGGTAAGACCACTATCTTGTACAAGCTCAAGCTCGGTGAAATTGTCACCACGATCCCTACTATCG GGTTTAATGTGGAGACGGTGGAGTATAAAAACATCAGCTTCACTGTTTGGGATGTTGGTGGTCAGGACAAG ATCCGTCCACTGTGGAGGCACTACTTCCAAAACACTCAGGGTCTAATTTTTGTGGTTGATAGTAATGACAGGGATCGAGTTGTTGAGGCTAGGGATGAGTTGCACAGGATGTTAAACGAG GATGAACTGAGGGAGGCTGTTCTTCTTGTATTTGCCAACAAACAAGATCTTCCAAATGCGATGAATGCTGCGGAGATAACTGACAAGCTTGGTCTCCATTCTCTACGCCAACGCCACTG GTACATCCAGAGCACGTGTGCCACTTCTGGTGAGGGCCTGTACGAGGGGTTGGATTGGCTTTCCAACAACATTGCTAGCAAGGCAAGTACATGA
- the LOC108992837 gene encoding peptide deformylase 1B, chloroplastic isoform X2 codes for MASATWLHTFSLRHALRPRSTFSYAYGSSLRPLGPVHVQAKRGSALKDEDVASSDNLRFEAPLKIVEYPDPVLRAKNKRIDSFDDNLKKLVDEMFDVMYKTDGIGLAAPQVGINVRLMVFNPVGERGEGEEIVLVNPRVNKYSKKVVLFNEACLSFPGIFADVKRPESVKIDAQNIKGAKFSVNLSGLPARVFQHEYDHLQVFCSLVSHSSKITVDSVGCSIL; via the exons ATGGCTAGTGCGACGTGGCTCCACACATTTTCTTTACGTCACGCTCTCCGTCCCCGATCCACGTTCTCCTACGCGTACGGATCCTCCTTGCGTCCACTAGGTCCGGTCCACGTGCAAGCCAAGCGAGGCTCTGCATTGAAAGACGAGGACGTAGCTTCTA GCGATAATCTTCGCTTTGAAGCGCCGCTCAAAATAGTGGAATATCCAGACCCTGTACTGAGAGCGAAGAACAAGCGAATCGATTCTTTCGATGATAATTTGAAGAAGCTTGTCGACGAAATGTTCGACGTAATGTACAA AACTGATGGTATTGGGCTCGCAGCGCCCCAAGTAGGAATTAATGTTCGACTCATGGTGTTTAATCCTGTCGGGGAACGTGGTGAGGGGGAGGAAATTGTTCTTGTAAATCcaagagtaaataaatattcaaagaaAGTGGTGCTTTTTAATGAAGCTTGCCTATCCTTCCCAGGGATTTTTGCTGATGTCAAG AGACCAGAATCTGTAAAGATTGATGCACAGAACATTAAAGGTGCAAAGTTTTCAGTCAACTTGTCGGGTCTTCCTGCACGGGTTTTCCAGCATGAGTATGACCATTTGCAG GTTTTTTGTTCACTTGTAAGTCATTCTTCTAAGATAACTGTGGACTCTGTAGGGTGTTCTATTCTTTGA